Proteins co-encoded in one Bremerella sp. TYQ1 genomic window:
- the guaB gene encoding IMP dehydrogenase codes for MEDRFAKVAITFDDVLLAPRYSDFVPADVTTKTQLTSNISLNIPLLSSPMDTVTESEMAIALAKEGGLGIIHKNLSTEVQTEEVTKVKRSANGIIVDPVTLPPTAPVNEAKRVMDQHHVSGVPIIGDDGKLAGIITRRDLRFLESNDLSISEVMTKGNLVTATGTVTLTEAEQILTAKKVEKLLLVDEDYKLTGLITIKDIDMMNRFPQASKDSMGRLRAGAAVGVMDFDRVQSLINADVDVLVVDSAHGHSKNVIETVREIKKNWNIDVIAGNVATAEGCEDLIKAGADAVKVGIGPGSICTTRVVSGVGVPQITAIHDTSQVALKHGIPIIADGGVRFSGDITKAIAAGASVVMVGGLFAGVAESPGEVILYQGRTFKVYRGMGSLGAMVKGSKERYRQGSVTDGGKLVPEGVEGRVPFKGNLNAFVYQLVGGLRAGMGYCGTKTIEELRKDATFIRVTSASVRESHPHDIAITQESPNYSPETHDNE; via the coding sequence ATGGAAGATCGCTTTGCCAAAGTCGCGATTACGTTTGATGACGTGCTGCTTGCCCCGCGCTACAGCGACTTTGTGCCGGCGGACGTGACCACCAAGACACAATTGACGTCGAACATCTCGCTGAACATTCCGCTGCTCAGTTCGCCGATGGATACCGTCACCGAATCGGAGATGGCAATCGCGCTGGCCAAAGAGGGTGGCCTGGGGATCATCCACAAGAACCTTTCCACCGAGGTTCAGACGGAAGAAGTCACAAAGGTGAAGCGATCGGCCAACGGGATTATTGTCGACCCCGTCACGCTACCACCGACAGCACCGGTGAACGAAGCGAAGCGTGTGATGGATCAGCATCACGTTTCTGGCGTTCCGATCATCGGAGATGATGGCAAGCTAGCTGGCATCATCACCCGCCGCGATTTACGCTTCCTCGAGTCGAATGACCTTTCTATTTCAGAGGTTATGACAAAAGGCAACCTCGTGACAGCAACGGGGACCGTAACGCTTACGGAAGCTGAGCAAATTTTAACGGCTAAAAAGGTGGAGAAACTTTTACTGGTTGACGAAGATTACAAACTGACGGGTCTCATCACGATCAAAGACATTGACATGATGAACCGGTTCCCCCAAGCGTCCAAAGACTCGATGGGACGTTTGAGGGCTGGAGCCGCCGTCGGTGTGATGGACTTCGACCGAGTTCAAAGCCTGATCAACGCCGACGTCGACGTTTTGGTAGTGGATAGTGCTCATGGGCACTCCAAGAATGTCATCGAGACCGTTCGCGAGATCAAAAAGAACTGGAACATCGACGTGATCGCCGGCAACGTGGCGACCGCGGAAGGATGTGAAGACTTGATCAAAGCGGGCGCGGACGCAGTGAAAGTCGGGATCGGACCTGGTTCGATTTGTACGACTCGAGTTGTTTCCGGGGTGGGTGTTCCCCAGATCACAGCGATTCACGACACAAGTCAGGTCGCTCTGAAGCACGGAATACCAATCATCGCGGACGGCGGCGTTCGGTTCTCAGGAGACATTACCAAGGCGATCGCTGCAGGGGCTAGCGTGGTCATGGTCGGCGGATTGTTCGCCGGCGTGGCAGAGAGCCCCGGCGAGGTGATCCTGTACCAAGGACGAACCTTCAAGGTTTACCGCGGGATGGGCAGCCTCGGAGCGATGGTGAAAGGCTCCAAAGAGCGGTACCGACAAGGCAGCGTCACCGATGGTGGCAAGCTGGTCCCCGAAGGGGTCGAAGGTCGTGTGCCGTTCAAAGGGAATTTGAACGCATTTGTGTATCAACTTGTCGGCGGTTTACGAGCCGGCATGGGATACTGCGGGACGAAAACCATCGAGGAATTGCGCAAGGACGCCACCTTTATCCGAGTTACCTCGGCTAGTGTTAGGGAAAGCCATCCTCATGACATCGCCATCACTCAAGAGTCTCCTAACTACAGCCCGGAGACACACGACAACGAATAG
- a CDS encoding DUF1559 domain-containing protein has translation MPFRGGFTLVQLFVCLAILAILIAILLPAVQSARESARQVHCKNNIRQTMLAVQSHHAAHQSLPSFYNGTSLPYPLKEWDLFHMHSWRTMLLPELEQSALHESIQWKALATDNANATVAQTIVPTFICPSGDNPARKGWGLHHDATLDTQSGVAMPEDRYQVTRSDYDAMAGIEVLPNPFPTGANPHSVDYVRWGIWGWAVFDTKTTSGSRLLSYRRGKFRDVTDGLSHTIAIVERAGKPTQLRNGKPDITSDNPLAEYPGQVGWSASNTFAWSFHGDSIGVNASNVRGMFSFHPAGAHVGLADGSVRFLPETTTFDALVSLYGRSDGGLPE, from the coding sequence ATGCCGTTTCGTGGTGGGTTTACGCTCGTTCAGCTGTTCGTCTGCCTGGCGATTTTGGCGATCCTCATTGCAATCTTGCTACCCGCAGTGCAGTCAGCACGCGAGTCAGCCCGGCAAGTCCATTGCAAAAACAATATCCGCCAGACAATGCTGGCCGTTCAATCGCACCATGCGGCCCATCAATCGCTCCCTTCTTTCTACAACGGCACGTCGCTTCCCTATCCACTGAAGGAATGGGATCTGTTTCACATGCATTCGTGGCGAACGATGCTCCTGCCGGAGCTCGAACAAAGTGCCCTCCACGAATCGATCCAGTGGAAAGCCTTGGCCACCGACAACGCGAACGCTACCGTGGCCCAAACCATCGTGCCGACGTTCATTTGTCCATCAGGTGATAATCCTGCCAGGAAAGGGTGGGGGCTACATCACGATGCCACGCTCGATACGCAATCAGGGGTTGCTATGCCCGAAGACCGTTATCAGGTTACGCGCAGCGATTACGACGCGATGGCCGGCATTGAAGTGCTGCCGAATCCGTTCCCAACAGGAGCGAACCCTCATTCGGTCGATTACGTCCGTTGGGGAATTTGGGGCTGGGCCGTCTTCGACACGAAAACCACCAGCGGTTCTCGGCTGCTTAGTTACCGTCGCGGAAAGTTCCGCGATGTCACCGACGGGCTCTCCCATACAATCGCTATCGTCGAACGAGCAGGGAAGCCAACGCAACTACGTAACGGCAAGCCAGACATCACCTCCGACAATCCGCTGGCCGAATATCCAGGTCAAGTTGGCTGGTCCGCGAGCAACACATTCGCCTGGTCTTTTCATGGAGATTCAATTGGCGTCAACGCGTCAAATGTCCGCGGCATGTTCTCCTTTCACCCTGCCGGAGCCCACGTCGGTTTGGCGGATGGATCAGTCCGCTTCCTGCCTGAAACGACCACCTTCGATGCTTTGGTCAGCCTATATGGTCGCTCCGATGGCGGCCTTCCCGAATAA
- a CDS encoding GEVED domain-containing protein, with protein sequence MKRGIKRQKRSKLKQMEALEVRCLLAGNTFGDAPGPVTFAPGVEQRSSESQWDKFSSNLASIARQYDAQVTDPAYDGGNVAINAPFATINNDSVLIRAIAMNDADAVINDLAGLGATETQSFGVIVSARIPLSQLNALNGLDSIRSVAAAVTPVRNVGDTTSQADPAMQSDLARIDFGFDGTGITVGVLSDSFDALGGYADDVASGDLPDDVTVLSDVTLAFDPGLSDEGRAMAQLIHDVAPGADIMFYTAWISDVDFANGILALAAAGADVIVDDIGYANEPWFQDGIIAQAIDIVVAQGVSYFAAAGNSGRDSYQGAYQDSGIDDVVDGTLHDFDPGSGVDVRQSVTIPAGGVFSVVLQWDQPYASAGGLGAQSDYDIYLLDDDDEVVASSVDVNVVTGDPFEFLGYVNLSTETSYHIVISKFSGDDAGLLKYVDWIVSPGVTVNEWYTNDGTAVGHVTAAGTAAVGAAAFYDTPVFGTNPPVKESFSSVGGVPTFFDLDGNRLNVPEYRQTPDFVAPDGTNTTFFGQDIPEDSDFFPNFFGTSAAAPHAAAVAALMLQKNPNLTPEQLYGILEDTAIDMATSGPDIETGHGLINAYAAIAATPAVSGGGGGGGGSTVVDACGVALPDGTVSFAGAIGGNFFATNHAILDGTNPGQLGYDDIILDFLRGKGTATEIPKAEYSIAVVGNGAVAWSFSNGTQSATGYERTDYYNINFIDPAVFNELINHDLIIMLSGEDAVTDGLSSSEMALWATVEDNLANAVNDRGLDLWVGASGGDNDYYEFLPTGALSAVTQTGLDPLDGFEVTAEGQLIGVTEAMVDAADAEEYFDVIDNDFFSLEQRFLGEPISIAASGIAFYNDEVIAASDVPGGTTQGMIGLAFQDLDMDGFRDPIESGVAGAKFFIDYNGDGLIGLCEPTATSNALGQFHLRSAYSGTFQIMPVPTAGSVITTTNPVYVTINTDGSASLSAPLEFGVISGSDSGDSGLGGSVPVAPGAYLGNSPIEDDGVFFNNGIKKGTNTVTITSSVTHNNVVMNAWLDLNKDGDFNDANERIFTNVKLIPGQNEYTFTIPTNVFDDSVLPELARLAANMRFRVGPTLNIGATDNDAFGEIEDYKVFITQPADSGLTARDDVFSYEDDTADQVFHVLANDSSFFNRSLRIVAGSVTNISPVETPPLDITVSDDGTRIIFDASGVVDLTEDITFEYTVIDSAGVTATATVTLVSPVDPVVPPTASGTLAFNNTNMVTDVNNDGNLSGLDYVTILKELRTVGARNLPNLGSGSSNFTKFIDVNGDGRFSNLDLLAIINMMNSPLAGESLEQEPAASDPVETLSSTPAVEVIAAVKQEETVAPVATTPEVAAATQPRTATVFQPIFASMMSTPTSSEGNAVETEIVSEEDLADATFSSLGTTQSDLLWGSDDELDFAAESGDSEDDIFADADWEEELLTF encoded by the coding sequence ATGAAGCGTGGTATTAAGCGCCAAAAACGGTCCAAACTTAAGCAAATGGAGGCATTAGAAGTACGCTGCCTCCTCGCTGGAAATACTTTTGGCGATGCCCCGGGACCGGTAACTTTTGCTCCTGGCGTGGAACAGCGCAGCAGCGAATCCCAGTGGGATAAGTTCAGCAGCAACTTGGCCTCGATCGCCCGCCAATACGATGCCCAAGTCACCGATCCTGCTTACGACGGTGGCAACGTTGCGATCAATGCTCCCTTTGCCACGATCAACAACGATTCGGTTTTGATCCGTGCGATTGCGATGAACGACGCCGATGCGGTGATCAACGATCTGGCCGGACTCGGTGCGACCGAAACGCAGTCGTTCGGCGTGATTGTTTCTGCTCGCATTCCTCTGAGCCAACTGAATGCGTTGAATGGCTTGGACAGCATCCGCTCGGTTGCCGCGGCGGTTACTCCGGTTCGTAATGTCGGTGATACGACCAGCCAAGCCGATCCGGCCATGCAGTCCGATCTGGCTCGTATTGATTTCGGATTTGATGGAACCGGAATCACTGTTGGCGTTCTCTCCGACAGCTTCGATGCTTTGGGGGGCTATGCCGATGACGTTGCCTCGGGCGACTTGCCAGATGACGTGACGGTTCTTTCGGACGTAACGTTGGCGTTCGATCCTGGTCTGAGCGACGAAGGTCGCGCGATGGCTCAGCTAATCCACGACGTCGCTCCAGGTGCGGACATCATGTTCTACACCGCCTGGATTTCGGATGTCGACTTTGCCAACGGTATTCTCGCGTTGGCTGCCGCGGGCGCTGACGTGATTGTCGACGACATCGGTTACGCTAACGAACCATGGTTCCAGGATGGTATCATCGCTCAAGCGATCGATATCGTGGTTGCCCAGGGTGTTTCCTACTTCGCTGCCGCTGGGAACAGCGGACGTGACAGCTACCAGGGCGCTTACCAAGACAGCGGCATCGATGACGTGGTCGATGGTACCCTGCACGACTTCGATCCCGGTAGCGGTGTCGACGTGCGTCAGAGTGTGACGATTCCGGCAGGCGGCGTTTTCAGCGTGGTGCTGCAGTGGGATCAGCCGTACGCTTCGGCGGGCGGCCTCGGGGCACAAAGCGACTACGACATTTACTTGCTGGATGATGACGACGAAGTGGTCGCAAGCTCGGTCGACGTGAACGTCGTTACCGGCGATCCGTTTGAGTTCCTCGGTTACGTCAACCTGAGTACTGAAACTAGCTACCACATCGTTATCTCGAAGTTCTCGGGCGACGATGCCGGCTTGTTGAAGTACGTCGACTGGATTGTCAGTCCCGGCGTGACCGTCAACGAATGGTACACCAACGACGGTACAGCTGTTGGTCACGTGACGGCGGCGGGTACTGCGGCTGTGGGTGCTGCGGCGTTCTATGACACGCCTGTCTTCGGCACCAACCCACCAGTTAAGGAATCGTTCTCGTCGGTTGGTGGCGTGCCAACGTTCTTCGATCTCGACGGCAATCGTTTGAACGTTCCTGAGTATCGTCAGACGCCTGACTTTGTTGCTCCCGACGGAACGAACACCACGTTCTTCGGTCAAGATATTCCGGAAGATAGCGACTTCTTCCCGAACTTCTTCGGTACTTCGGCTGCTGCCCCTCACGCGGCTGCTGTGGCTGCGTTGATGCTGCAGAAGAATCCTAACCTGACTCCTGAGCAGCTCTACGGCATTCTGGAAGATACCGCCATCGACATGGCCACGAGCGGGCCTGATATCGAAACCGGACATGGTCTGATCAATGCTTACGCTGCCATTGCGGCAACGCCTGCTGTTTCGGGCGGTGGTGGAGGCGGCGGCGGTTCGACGGTTGTCGACGCTTGTGGTGTCGCGCTGCCGGACGGAACGGTTTCGTTCGCGGGGGCGATCGGTGGTAACTTCTTTGCGACCAACCACGCGATTCTCGACGGCACGAATCCTGGTCAGCTCGGATACGACGACATCATCCTCGACTTCCTGCGTGGTAAGGGTACCGCAACCGAAATTCCGAAGGCGGAATACTCGATTGCCGTGGTCGGAAATGGTGCCGTTGCCTGGTCGTTCTCGAACGGCACGCAATCGGCGACCGGATACGAGCGAACCGACTACTACAATATCAACTTCATCGATCCAGCTGTCTTCAATGAACTGATCAATCACGATCTGATCATTATGCTTTCGGGTGAAGATGCTGTGACGGACGGCCTTTCCTCTTCGGAAATGGCTCTGTGGGCAACCGTGGAAGATAACCTGGCCAATGCCGTGAACGATCGCGGTTTGGACCTCTGGGTTGGTGCTTCCGGTGGAGACAACGATTACTACGAATTCCTGCCGACAGGGGCACTTTCGGCGGTAACGCAAACGGGCCTCGATCCACTGGATGGCTTTGAAGTCACCGCTGAAGGTCAGCTGATCGGCGTGACGGAAGCCATGGTCGACGCAGCCGATGCGGAAGAGTACTTCGATGTCATCGATAACGATTTCTTCTCGCTGGAACAACGCTTCCTGGGCGAACCAATTTCGATCGCTGCTTCGGGAATTGCCTTCTACAACGATGAAGTCATTGCCGCTTCAGACGTGCCTGGTGGTACGACCCAGGGAATGATTGGTCTGGCGTTTCAAGACCTAGACATGGATGGCTTCCGTGATCCAATCGAGTCGGGTGTCGCAGGGGCGAAGTTCTTCATCGACTATAACGGTGACGGTCTGATTGGTCTGTGCGAACCAACGGCGACCTCGAACGCGTTGGGGCAGTTCCACTTGCGATCGGCCTACTCCGGTACGTTCCAGATCATGCCGGTTCCAACGGCTGGGTCGGTGATCACGACCACGAATCCGGTTTACGTCACGATCAACACGGACGGTTCCGCTTCGCTGAGTGCACCACTCGAGTTCGGTGTGATCTCGGGTTCCGACTCGGGCGATAGCGGCCTGGGCGGTTCGGTGCCGGTCGCTCCTGGTGCCTACCTCGGCAATAGCCCAATTGAAGATGACGGTGTTTTCTTCAATAACGGTATTAAGAAGGGAACCAACACGGTAACGATCACTTCCAGCGTGACTCACAACAATGTCGTGATGAACGCTTGGCTCGATCTAAACAAAGATGGTGACTTCAACGACGCCAACGAACGCATCTTCACCAACGTGAAGTTGATTCCTGGCCAGAACGAGTACACGTTCACGATTCCAACGAACGTGTTTGACGATTCGGTTCTGCCGGAACTGGCTCGTTTGGCTGCGAACATGCGATTCCGCGTCGGTCCGACGTTGAACATCGGTGCTACCGACAACGATGCGTTTGGTGAAATTGAAGACTACAAAGTCTTCATCACTCAGCCTGCCGACAGTGGCTTGACCGCTCGAGACGATGTCTTCTCGTACGAAGATGACACCGCCGATCAGGTCTTCCATGTCTTGGCGAACGACAGCAGCTTCTTCAATCGATCGCTGCGAATCGTTGCCGGCAGTGTGACGAACATCAGCCCTGTCGAAACCCCACCGCTGGACATCACTGTTTCGGACGATGGAACACGTATTATCTTCGACGCTTCTGGGGTCGTTGATCTGACCGAAGACATCACGTTCGAGTACACCGTGATCGATTCGGCAGGCGTTACTGCAACCGCAACGGTCACGTTGGTTTCGCCGGTAGATCCAGTCGTGCCTCCAACGGCATCGGGCACACTGGCGTTTAACAACACCAACATGGTTACCGACGTGAATAACGACGGAAACCTGAGCGGTTTGGACTATGTAACGATCTTGAAGGAACTGCGAACCGTTGGTGCTCGTAACCTGCCTAACCTAGGCAGCGGATCGTCGAACTTCACCAAGTTCATCGACGTAAACGGTGACGGTCGATTCTCGAATCTCGACTTGCTGGCAATCATCAACATGATGAACTCGCCATTGGCTGGAGAATCGTTGGAGCAAGAACCGGCTGCCAGCGATCCGGTTGAAACGCTTTCCAGCACGCCTGCTGTCGAAGTGATTGCTGCCGTCAAGCAAGAGGAAACGGTCGCTCCTGTCGCAACGACGCCAGAAGTCGCTGCAGCGACTCAGCCGCGTACTGCCACGGTGTTCCAGCCAATCTTCGCCAGCATGATGTCGACGCCGACTTCGAGCGAAGGCAATGCCGTCGAGACGGAAATCGTCAGCGAAGAAGATCTCGCAGATGCGACGTTCAGCTCGCTCGGAACGACGCAAAGCGATCTGCTTTGGGGTAGTGACGACGAACTTGATTTCGCTGCGGAATCAGGCGACTCGGAAGATGACATCTTCGCTGACGCCGATTGGGAAGAAGAGCTGCTGACTTTCTAG
- a CDS encoding DUF2784 domain-containing protein, with amino-acid sequence MLIFLDYFLLLFHLALTAFNALGWAFERTRKAHLILILLTLASWTVLSPYYGWGYCPFTDWHWQVKRALGESPLPGSFIKYCIDGVTGWDSDPTVVTYATAAVGVLAFLMSIVTNVYSWRKHRVALSTESV; translated from the coding sequence ATGCTGATCTTCTTAGACTACTTCCTGCTTCTCTTTCACTTGGCGCTGACAGCTTTTAATGCGTTGGGCTGGGCGTTTGAGCGGACCCGCAAAGCCCATTTGATCCTGATTCTTTTGACGCTTGCCTCTTGGACAGTGCTGAGTCCTTATTACGGCTGGGGCTACTGCCCATTCACGGACTGGCATTGGCAGGTAAAGCGAGCCCTTGGCGAAAGCCCCCTGCCCGGCTCGTTTATTAAGTACTGTATTGATGGCGTCACCGGGTGGGATTCCGATCCGACGGTGGTTACCTACGCAACCGCAGCCGTAGGAGTTCTAGCTTTTTTGATGTCGATCGTCACAAACGTCTATTCGTGGCGCAAGCATCGCGTAGCTCTTTCTACGGAAAGCGTGTGA
- a CDS encoding sulfatase, which yields MLWSAYMVAPMAAFPNNFLRPTSLSSDLTSLLSPTIIMRTRLLSCLLLLLATSGLFAQNEHPNILILIGDDIDRDTLGPWGGAARTPHLDRLAKEGMRLDAVYANVAMCAPFRQELYSGRAAWRTRAMPNHSKSVEGTKSLPHYLEPLGYRVGLLGKTHIGPKDAYPFDYLGDVSKKEDGNPQLVKRATKYITQARDAGKPFCLVVASHDGHGPYTTGDPSQYDAATLPLEKDKIDTPAYRREFQQHLAEVTNLDALLGDLRAVLKQEELADNTLVIFCSEQGNAFPFAKWTCFNDGLASGVVVAMPSKIPAGSSSKQLTWIADIAPTLLEAAGGEASAEDFDGKSQWQNWTGADQPVHDYAYGAFTNCNIIDNRDRVFPIRSIRDTQYTLLWSPRAEKTITSNTTLTQALQWIQTPDMNGKANPAASWVRKALRTESPEAIELMHRLHNRPEWALYDRQADAEELNNLIDDPQHAAKVEELKEALNAWLSRWDDADPVATERGFVKQR from the coding sequence ATGCTTTGGTCAGCCTATATGGTCGCTCCGATGGCGGCCTTCCCGAATAACTTCCTTCGCCCCACTTCGCTTTCCTCCGACCTGACCTCCTTGCTAAGCCCCACCATCATCATGCGAACACGACTTCTCAGCTGCTTACTGCTCTTGCTTGCCACTTCCGGACTTTTCGCTCAGAACGAGCACCCCAACATTTTGATCCTGATCGGCGATGATATCGATCGCGATACGCTTGGCCCTTGGGGTGGGGCTGCTCGGACGCCGCATTTGGATCGACTCGCGAAAGAGGGCATGCGGTTAGATGCGGTGTATGCAAATGTCGCCATGTGTGCTCCATTTCGGCAAGAGCTGTACAGCGGCCGCGCCGCCTGGCGAACACGTGCGATGCCCAACCACAGCAAATCGGTCGAAGGAACCAAGAGCTTGCCGCATTATTTAGAACCGCTTGGCTACCGCGTGGGACTGCTAGGCAAAACGCATATCGGCCCGAAGGATGCTTATCCCTTCGATTACCTGGGCGATGTCAGCAAGAAGGAGGATGGCAACCCGCAGTTGGTCAAGCGTGCCACCAAGTATATCACCCAGGCACGCGACGCCGGCAAGCCATTTTGCCTGGTCGTCGCGTCCCACGATGGCCATGGCCCTTACACGACCGGCGATCCCTCGCAGTACGACGCCGCCACGTTGCCGCTGGAAAAGGATAAGATCGACACACCTGCGTATCGCCGAGAGTTTCAGCAGCACCTCGCCGAAGTGACCAACTTGGACGCGCTGCTTGGCGACTTGCGTGCGGTTTTGAAACAGGAAGAGTTGGCCGACAACACGCTCGTTATTTTCTGCTCGGAACAAGGAAACGCTTTTCCGTTCGCCAAGTGGACCTGCTTTAACGACGGTCTAGCCAGTGGCGTTGTGGTCGCAATGCCCAGCAAAATACCTGCCGGGTCATCCAGCAAGCAGCTTACCTGGATCGCAGATATCGCTCCGACGTTGCTTGAAGCGGCCGGGGGCGAAGCGTCCGCTGAAGACTTCGACGGCAAAAGCCAATGGCAAAATTGGACCGGTGCCGATCAGCCGGTGCACGACTACGCGTACGGAGCGTTCACCAATTGCAACATCATCGACAACCGCGATCGGGTCTTTCCGATCCGCTCCATCCGCGACACGCAGTACACGCTTCTCTGGTCGCCTCGGGCAGAAAAGACGATCACCTCAAACACGACGCTGACGCAGGCACTGCAGTGGATTCAGACCCCAGACATGAACGGCAAAGCGAACCCGGCCGCGTCTTGGGTTCGCAAAGCATTACGCACCGAATCGCCCGAAGCAATCGAGCTGATGCATCGCCTGCACAATCGACCAGAGTGGGCATTGTACGACCGCCAAGCCGACGCGGAAGAACTGAACAACCTGATCGACGACCCCCAGCATGCCGCGAAAGTGGAAGAACTCAAGGAAGCGTTGAACGCATGGCTTTCGCGCTGGGACGACGCTGATCCAGTCGCTACAGAACGAGGCTTCGTGAAACAGCGTTAG
- a CDS encoding carboxypeptidase-like regulatory domain-containing protein: MNRIVPWSLLLATILLSGCNSSANEGVTGTITLDGQPLPDADVVFTPQEGGRPAMGTTDASGNFELVYTIHEKGAPAGSYIVRIRTSRTETGENGRDVNTPEKVPPKYNNRSELIAEIQDGANNHFDFKLESE; this comes from the coding sequence ATGAACCGAATCGTACCCTGGTCGCTACTCCTGGCGACAATATTGCTCTCTGGCTGTAATTCTTCTGCCAACGAAGGCGTGACCGGCACCATCACTCTGGATGGCCAGCCGCTGCCGGACGCGGATGTCGTTTTCACTCCGCAAGAGGGCGGTCGCCCCGCAATGGGCACGACCGACGCTTCGGGCAACTTCGAGTTGGTCTACACGATTCACGAGAAAGGAGCTCCGGCAGGCTCTTACATCGTGCGTATCAGAACTTCCCGTACCGAAACGGGCGAAAACGGACGTGACGTGAACACGCCGGAGAAAGTCCCGCCCAAGTACAACAATCGATCGGAGTTGATTGCCGAAATCCAAGACGGGGCGAACAACCACTTCGACTTTAAGCTCGAATCTGAATAG
- a CDS encoding DUF1559 domain-containing protein — MRGKRGFTLVELLVVIAIIGVLIALLLPAVQQAREAARRMSCNNNLKNLVLGLHNHHDVYGAFPAGADHTGTGDREMWGWGARILPFIEQTSLYDQLRVPDQFLKVTLDDTTLRTLTQTKLDIFICPSDPGGHLMDGGQMNGGRGRHFNGLSSVDNNFRVAKSNYVAVCGMFDVDHRRNNGVMFRGSETRMADLTDGTSNTFLLGERNRRCAQGAWVGNRNVTGGGPQGCDYTLGRVTLVLNDPSNASHRCTEGFASEHPGGGLFAYADGSVHFIADTINYNNAGVNGNNQSNNDAPPTFDPAELGIYQRLGTRNDGQPIGKS; from the coding sequence ATGCGCGGAAAACGAGGGTTTACGCTCGTCGAGTTATTGGTGGTCATCGCCATCATCGGGGTATTAATCGCCCTGTTACTCCCTGCCGTTCAGCAGGCACGCGAAGCAGCACGAAGGATGAGCTGCAACAACAACTTGAAGAACCTGGTCTTGGGTCTTCACAACCACCACGATGTCTACGGGGCATTCCCTGCTGGGGCGGATCACACGGGAACTGGTGACCGTGAAATGTGGGGCTGGGGTGCTCGAATCTTGCCTTTTATCGAGCAAACAAGCCTTTATGACCAATTGCGTGTGCCTGACCAGTTCCTCAAAGTGACGCTGGACGACACCACGCTTCGGACGTTGACTCAGACCAAGCTCGATATCTTTATCTGTCCTTCCGATCCCGGCGGGCATCTCATGGATGGCGGCCAGATGAATGGCGGTCGAGGGCGTCACTTCAACGGGCTTTCCAGCGTCGACAACAACTTCCGTGTTGCCAAGTCGAACTACGTCGCCGTTTGCGGCATGTTCGATGTCGATCATCGTCGCAATAACGGCGTCATGTTCCGTGGCAGCGAAACCCGAATGGCAGACCTGACCGATGGTACCTCGAACACTTTCCTGCTGGGCGAACGCAACCGCCGCTGTGCTCAAGGGGCTTGGGTTGGTAATCGAAACGTCACCGGCGGTGGTCCTCAAGGGTGTGACTACACTTTGGGTCGCGTGACACTCGTTCTCAACGATCCAAGCAATGCTTCGCACCGCTGCACAGAAGGGTTTGCTAGCGAGCACCCCGGCGGCGGTCTCTTCGCTTACGCCGATGGTTCGGTTCACTTCATCGCCGACACCATCAACTACAACAACGCTGGCGTGAACGGGAACAACCAGAGCAACAATGATGCTCCACCCACGTTTGATCCCGCAGAATTGGGCATCTATCAGCGTCTCGGCACGCGGAACGATGGCCAGCCAATCGGCAAATCCTAA